A window of Xylophilus sp. GW821-FHT01B05 contains these coding sequences:
- a CDS encoding MFS transporter, protein MKNTRFGMVYGGWRVLAGSFFCAAVVVGFTTYIFGMFVMPVTKEFGISRANFNSGMIAFLMGGGLMAPIVGNLLDRYSGRLLSSVGGILFGGSLMLISRVDSLWLMLALIFLPLTFGAATCGVLGANTLVVSWFQRRRGRALGILALSTSFGGFVSQPVTALLIESFGWRDALFLIGLGAVLIFFTVISLTARTRPTTAEAGYADEFSPSVQVNQPKPGISQERSWSNRELLRNRNFWFLTIGLALLFGTDQAVLVSQASFFQDTGLDLKTTALLISVKTISAVGGKLAIGFLSDKVNLRLLYAYVAGSNMLLMCIYILQPSFVILLISVALLGVAVGGVFPLWATLIAWLFGGRSYGKVMGTSMIIMQPFAVVALRFIGEVYDRTGSYHLAFGTFIPLVFTSVVLIGMLKPERDDTANAEAALPEDRSPQWRATAATDGVAR, encoded by the coding sequence ATGAAAAACACCCGGTTTGGAATGGTTTATGGCGGATGGCGCGTGCTGGCCGGGTCGTTCTTCTGTGCGGCGGTCGTAGTCGGTTTCACAACCTATATCTTTGGCATGTTCGTGATGCCTGTGACGAAGGAGTTCGGCATTTCCCGAGCGAACTTCAACAGCGGCATGATCGCGTTCCTGATGGGCGGCGGGCTGATGGCTCCCATTGTTGGGAATTTGCTGGACAGGTATTCGGGCCGGCTGCTATCCAGCGTGGGTGGCATCCTCTTCGGCGGTTCCCTGATGCTCATATCGCGCGTCGACTCGCTGTGGCTGATGCTCGCTCTGATCTTTCTGCCACTTACTTTCGGTGCGGCGACCTGTGGCGTCCTAGGCGCCAACACCCTGGTGGTGTCCTGGTTCCAGAGGCGGCGCGGGCGCGCCTTGGGAATACTGGCGCTCAGCACCTCTTTCGGCGGCTTTGTCAGCCAGCCGGTCACGGCTTTACTGATCGAGTCCTTCGGCTGGCGTGATGCCCTGTTCCTGATTGGACTGGGTGCCGTGTTGATTTTCTTTACCGTGATCAGCCTGACGGCGCGTACTCGGCCGACGACAGCAGAGGCCGGATATGCGGACGAATTCTCACCCTCCGTGCAGGTGAATCAGCCGAAACCCGGGATCTCGCAGGAGCGTTCGTGGAGCAACCGCGAACTATTGCGCAACCGGAATTTCTGGTTTCTAACCATCGGCCTCGCGCTGCTGTTTGGCACGGACCAGGCGGTGCTGGTATCGCAGGCGTCCTTCTTTCAAGATACGGGTTTGGACCTCAAGACGACTGCGCTGCTGATTTCGGTGAAAACCATTTCAGCAGTGGGAGGCAAACTCGCCATCGGCTTCCTATCGGACAAGGTGAATCTGCGTCTGTTGTACGCCTATGTGGCGGGGTCGAACATGCTGCTGATGTGCATCTACATACTGCAGCCGTCATTCGTGATTCTGCTGATCAGCGTAGCGCTGCTCGGGGTTGCGGTCGGCGGTGTGTTCCCCCTCTGGGCCACATTGATAGCATGGCTGTTCGGTGGGCGAAGCTACGGCAAGGTCATGGGAACGTCGATGATCATCATGCAGCCCTTCGCAGTGGTGGCTCTGCGCTTCATCGGCGAGGTATATGACCGGACGGGCAGCTACCACTTGGCTTTCGGAACGTTCATCCCGCTGGTATTTACATCCGTTGTGCTGATCGGAATGCTGAAGCCCGAGCGGGACGACACCGCGAACGCTGAAGCGGCCTTGCCGGAGGATCGTTCGCCACAATGGCGCGCAACAGCCGCGACAGACGGGGTCGCCCGATGA
- a CDS encoding FAD-dependent oxidoreductase has product MIAPNRVLIVGASAGGLCTAEALRRSGYKGQITLVGDEPHVPYDRPPLSKQVLHGTWEPERATLRPSQALAALDVDLVLGDAALDLDVEARSVRTASGRLFEADAIVIATGARARRLPKQEALAGVHVLRSLDDTLALRAELLAASRLVVVGEGVLGSEIAATARTMGLDVTLVGPLSAPMAAQIGPLASGLLALVHEEHGIHLRLGTGVAGLGSDGQRVTGVRLANGKELPADVVVVAIGASPATDWLERSGLRIDNGIVCDSRCRAADGIYAVGDVARWHHEKLGRLTRFENRTNATEQAEAVAAGILGKDAPYAPVPYFWTDQFDTKIQVFGVITAEAQAEIVEGDPSARRFVARYTSGGVVTGVLGWNMPKQVRQHRQDVVNAMETHAPSAERVQG; this is encoded by the coding sequence ATGATCGCGCCCAACAGGGTACTAATCGTCGGTGCATCAGCTGGCGGCCTGTGCACTGCAGAGGCATTGCGGCGAAGCGGCTACAAGGGGCAGATCACCCTGGTCGGCGATGAGCCACATGTGCCTTACGACCGTCCGCCGCTCTCCAAACAAGTGCTTCACGGTACATGGGAACCGGAACGAGCAACGCTGCGCCCCTCGCAGGCCTTGGCTGCTCTCGATGTTGATCTAGTTCTGGGCGACGCGGCGCTAGACCTGGACGTGGAGGCTCGAAGCGTGCGGACGGCATCGGGGCGCCTCTTTGAGGCGGACGCGATCGTGATCGCAACAGGCGCGAGGGCGCGACGTTTGCCGAAGCAAGAGGCTCTTGCCGGCGTGCATGTGCTGCGCTCGCTCGACGATACGCTGGCGCTTCGCGCTGAACTACTCGCGGCCTCGCGGCTGGTCGTGGTGGGCGAAGGCGTGCTCGGCTCCGAGATTGCGGCCACTGCGCGCACGATGGGGCTGGACGTGACGCTGGTCGGACCGCTTTCCGCGCCGATGGCCGCGCAGATCGGGCCGCTCGCCTCTGGGCTGCTCGCGCTGGTACACGAAGAGCACGGCATCCACCTGCGCCTGGGCACCGGTGTCGCAGGCCTTGGCAGCGATGGCCAACGTGTCACCGGCGTGCGTTTGGCAAACGGCAAGGAATTACCCGCCGACGTGGTGGTAGTCGCCATCGGTGCATCACCCGCGACCGATTGGCTGGAGAGGAGCGGGCTGCGCATCGACAACGGCATCGTGTGCGATTCCCGGTGTCGGGCAGCAGACGGAATCTATGCGGTGGGCGACGTGGCGCGCTGGCATCACGAGAAGCTGGGCCGCCTGACGCGTTTCGAGAACCGGACCAATGCCACCGAGCAGGCCGAAGCTGTCGCCGCCGGCATCCTCGGCAAAGACGCGCCATATGCGCCGGTGCCGTATTTCTGGACGGACCAGTTCGACACCAAGATTCAGGTGTTCGGCGTGATCACGGCCGAGGCGCAGGCGGAAATCGTCGAGGGTGATCCGTCGGCGCGCCGGTTCGTCGCACGGTATACGAGCGGAGGTGTCGTGACGGGCGTGCTGGGCTGGAACATGCCAAAGCAGGTCCGTCAACACCGACAGGATGTGGTCAACGCGATGGAGACCCATGCCCCCAGTGCTGAACGTGTTCAAGGTTGA
- a CDS encoding ferredoxin yields the protein MKIFIDQEKCVAAGQCVFYAPHVFDQREEDGIVVFVNENPPPEEAENVRQAAAVCPALAIRIEE from the coding sequence ATGAAGATTTTTATCGACCAGGAAAAGTGCGTCGCTGCGGGGCAGTGCGTGTTCTACGCGCCCCATGTTTTCGACCAGCGCGAGGAGGACGGCATCGTTGTCTTCGTGAACGAGAACCCTCCGCCAGAAGAGGCCGAGAACGTTCGCCAGGCTGCCGCTGTCTGCCCAGCGCTCGCGATTCGTATCGAGGAATGA
- a CDS encoding cytochrome P450 — protein sequence MNTTVASDTEEILDYPTPRDPSAPFLPSPELRALHDAGVEISRVRIWDGSTPWILLSHAAQRKIMSDPRVSANDHLPNFPFMNRAIAETIHDRPKTIFDSDGEEHARLRRMLTNSFTRHRMEKIRPKIQQTTDDLIDKMLAGPNPVDLAETLSLPLPSLMICDLLGVPYEDHDFFEKHSKVANASDKSIDEHRVATRALGEYIGQLMQKKMDSPEEDVVSDLGQRVKAGDLDMAGAVQLGVILLIAGHETSANMISLGTALLLQHPDQMKLLRETDDPKIVASAVEELLRYLTIPHLLQRRIALEDIEFNGQIIRAGDGVVSPLPSANFDPVAFPDPTKVDITRDARHHHAFGWGAHQCIGQQLARIELQVVYPTLLRRIPTLKLAVPFSELRFKHDSLAYGIKELPVSW from the coding sequence ATGAATACCACCGTGGCCAGTGACACCGAGGAAATTCTCGACTATCCGACTCCGAGGGACCCCTCCGCCCCTTTCCTGCCGTCGCCGGAACTGCGGGCGCTCCATGATGCAGGGGTCGAGATCTCTCGGGTCCGCATCTGGGACGGCAGCACGCCGTGGATCCTGTTGTCGCATGCGGCTCAACGCAAAATCATGTCTGATCCGCGTGTCAGCGCCAACGATCATCTTCCCAACTTTCCCTTCATGAATCGGGCGATTGCCGAGACCATCCACGATCGGCCGAAGACCATCTTTGATTCCGACGGCGAGGAACACGCGCGCCTGCGTCGGATGCTGACGAATTCGTTCACCCGCCACAGGATGGAGAAAATCCGGCCCAAGATCCAGCAGACCACCGACGATCTGATCGACAAAATGCTGGCAGGACCGAACCCGGTCGATCTGGCAGAAACACTGTCACTGCCGTTGCCGTCGCTGATGATCTGTGACCTGCTTGGCGTCCCCTATGAGGACCATGATTTCTTCGAGAAACACTCCAAGGTCGCCAATGCCAGCGACAAGTCTATTGATGAGCACCGTGTCGCGACGCGGGCCCTTGGCGAATACATCGGCCAGCTCATGCAAAAGAAGATGGACAGCCCTGAAGAGGACGTGGTGTCCGACCTCGGGCAGCGCGTTAAAGCCGGTGACCTCGACATGGCGGGTGCGGTGCAATTGGGGGTCATACTGCTGATCGCAGGCCATGAAACCAGCGCCAACATGATCTCGCTGGGTACGGCGCTGCTGCTGCAGCACCCCGACCAGATGAAGCTGCTGCGCGAAACCGATGACCCGAAGATCGTCGCCAGTGCCGTCGAGGAGCTTCTGCGCTACCTGACCATCCCGCACCTACTGCAACGACGCATCGCGCTTGAGGATATCGAGTTCAACGGCCAGATCATCCGTGCCGGTGACGGTGTCGTTTCGCCACTGCCCTCGGCCAACTTCGACCCCGTTGCCTTCCCCGACCCCACCAAGGTCGACATCACCCGCGACGCGCGTCACCATCACGCCTTTGGTTGGGGTGCGCACCAATGCATCGGGCAGCAACTTGCCCGCATCGAGCTGCAGGTCGTCTATCCAACGCTCTTGCGCCGCATCCCGACACTGAAGCTCGCCGTGCCCTTCTCCGAACTGCGTTTCAAGCACGATTCGCTGGCCTACGGCATCAAAGAACTTCCCGTGAGCTGGTAA
- a CDS encoding carboxymuconolactone decarboxylase family protein — MTVEKEAPSGANATTDLRTAGLAALRAALPGVFPDSDVDLRDGKFGEELVEIGLVSVWGALWARDGLSRRDRSLVTLSLLIALNAETELRTHIKIALTNGLTEDEIAEVIYHSSGYVGFPAAVAARSAAREALGT, encoded by the coding sequence ATGACCGTAGAGAAAGAGGCGCCCTCCGGCGCGAACGCAACGACCGATCTGCGTACGGCGGGATTGGCGGCGCTTCGTGCGGCCTTGCCTGGTGTTTTCCCCGACAGCGACGTCGACCTGCGCGATGGCAAGTTCGGGGAAGAACTCGTCGAGATCGGCCTCGTGAGCGTCTGGGGAGCGTTGTGGGCGCGGGACGGACTGAGTCGCCGCGACCGCAGCCTGGTCACGCTGAGCCTTCTCATTGCCCTGAATGCCGAGACTGAGCTGCGCACCCACATCAAGATCGCGCTGACGAATGGTCTGACCGAGGATGAAATCGCCGAAGTGATTTATCACTCATCCGGCTATGTGGGATTCCCTGCAGCGGTAGCAGCCCGCAGCGCCGCCCGCGAGGCCCTGGGCACGTGA
- a CDS encoding 3-oxoacyl-ACP reductase family protein has protein sequence MSLEGKNAVVTGSARGIGRAIATVLAAQGAAVAVWDLNAEGAEETVDIIRKAGGKAIAVTGNAADASAVAASAARTREELGTVTILVNNAGISSYVPFTSLSEEVWDRIIGVNLKGPFLVTKEFVPDMLEASWGRIVNISSSSAQSGAPSMAHYAASKGGVIGFTKALAIEFADKGITVNHVPPGFVDTPLVREGPIDVEAVAQHMPMKRAGQPDDIAYAVAYLASKEASYVTGQTLSVNGGRYLF, from the coding sequence ATGTCACTCGAAGGAAAAAATGCTGTCGTCACAGGCAGCGCGCGTGGAATTGGTCGGGCCATCGCGACGGTACTCGCTGCCCAAGGTGCTGCCGTCGCCGTCTGGGATCTGAACGCCGAAGGAGCAGAGGAAACGGTCGATATCATCCGCAAGGCGGGCGGCAAGGCAATCGCCGTGACGGGCAATGCGGCGGACGCCAGCGCCGTCGCTGCCTCCGCTGCGCGCACCCGTGAGGAGCTCGGCACGGTCACGATCCTTGTCAACAATGCGGGAATAAGCAGTTATGTGCCTTTTACGAGCCTGAGCGAGGAGGTGTGGGACCGGATCATCGGGGTCAACCTGAAGGGACCGTTCCTCGTGACGAAGGAGTTTGTTCCCGACATGCTAGAGGCAAGCTGGGGACGAATCGTCAACATATCCTCGTCCTCCGCGCAGAGCGGCGCGCCCTCGATGGCGCACTATGCCGCATCCAAGGGTGGCGTCATTGGGTTCACCAAAGCCCTCGCGATCGAGTTTGCCGACAAAGGGATCACCGTCAACCACGTACCGCCGGGCTTCGTCGATACGCCGCTAGTGCGCGAGGGCCCCATCGACGTGGAGGCCGTGGCACAGCACATGCCGATGAAGCGCGCGGGGCAACCGGACGATATTGCCTATGCCGTAGCCTATCTCGCGTCCAAGGAGGCCAGCTACGTGACGGGGCAGACGCTCAGCGTCAATGGCGGACGCTATCTTTTTTGA
- the gltX gene encoding glutamate--tRNA ligase, which translates to MTQRTRTRFAPSPTGFIHLGNIRSALYPWAFARATGGDFILRIEDTDLERSTQAAVDVIIEGMAWLGLDNDEGPFYQMQRMDRYKAVLADLQAAGHVYPCYTSVAELDALREQQMAAKQKPRYDGTWRPEPGKTLPPVPAGVQPVLRFKNPQGGVVAWDDKVKGRIEIANDELDDLVIARPDGTPTYNFCVVVDDIDMAITHVIRGDDHVNNTPRQINIFQALGKEPPVYAHLPTVLNEQGEKMSKRNGAKPVTQYREEGYLPDAMVNYLARLGWSHGDDEIFSREQFLQWFNLDHLGRSAAQFDEAKLRWVNAQHMKAASDEMLAALVAEHLRARGITADERLPRICALLKDRCDTTVALADWAQRFYGDVQASPEERAQHLTPAAVAAVGTLAAKLESCEWSKPVIAAAIKETLAEHSLKMPQLAMPVRVLAMGTAHTPSVDAVLELLDRQILLARLKNV; encoded by the coding sequence ATGACACAACGTACCCGTACCCGCTTCGCCCCGTCGCCGACCGGCTTCATCCACCTCGGCAACATTCGCTCCGCGCTCTATCCGTGGGCATTCGCCCGCGCCACCGGCGGCGACTTCATCCTGCGTATCGAAGACACCGACCTTGAGCGCTCCACCCAGGCTGCGGTGGACGTCATCATTGAAGGCATGGCCTGGCTTGGCCTGGACAACGATGAAGGCCCGTTCTACCAAATGCAGCGCATGGACCGCTACAAGGCGGTGCTGGCCGACCTGCAGGCTGCCGGTCACGTCTACCCTTGCTACACGAGCGTGGCCGAGCTCGATGCGCTGCGCGAACAGCAAATGGCAGCCAAGCAAAAGCCGCGCTACGACGGCACCTGGCGCCCAGAGCCCGGCAAGACCTTGCCGCCAGTGCCGGCAGGCGTGCAACCGGTGCTGCGCTTCAAGAACCCGCAAGGTGGTGTGGTGGCCTGGGACGACAAGGTCAAGGGCCGCATCGAGATCGCCAACGACGAGCTGGACGACCTGGTGATTGCGCGCCCCGACGGCACGCCCACCTACAACTTCTGCGTCGTGGTCGACGACATCGACATGGCCATCACCCACGTGATCCGTGGCGACGACCACGTCAACAACACGCCGCGGCAGATCAACATCTTCCAGGCGCTCGGCAAGGAGCCGCCGGTCTACGCCCATCTGCCCACCGTGCTCAACGAGCAGGGCGAGAAGATGAGCAAGCGCAACGGCGCCAAGCCGGTCACGCAGTACCGCGAAGAAGGCTACTTGCCTGATGCGATGGTCAACTACCTGGCCCGCTTGGGCTGGAGCCATGGCGATGACGAGATCTTCTCGCGCGAGCAGTTCCTGCAGTGGTTCAACCTGGACCACTTGGGCCGCAGCGCCGCGCAGTTCGACGAAGCCAAGCTGCGCTGGGTCAACGCCCAGCATATGAAGGCCGCGTCCGACGAAATGCTGGCCGCCCTAGTGGCAGAGCACTTGCGCGCCCGCGGCATCACGGCGGATGAGCGCTTGCCGCGCATCTGCGCGCTGCTCAAGGATCGTTGCGACACCACTGTGGCGCTGGCCGATTGGGCGCAGCGCTTCTATGGAGACGTGCAAGCCTCCCCCGAGGAGCGTGCCCAGCACCTGACCCCGGCAGCCGTGGCCGCCGTTGGCACGCTGGCCGCCAAGCTGGAAAGCTGCGAGTGGAGCAAGCCCGTCATCGCCGCAGCCATCAAGGAAACCCTGGCCGAACACAGCCTGAAGATGCCGCAACTGGCCATGCCAGTGCGTGTGCTGGCCATGGGAACGGCGCATACTCCGTCGGTTGATGCGGTGCTCGAATTGCTCGATCGACAAATTTTGTTGGCACGTTTGAAAAACGTATGA
- the purF gene encoding amidophosphoribosyltransferase has product MCGIVGVVSNAPVNQLIYDALLLLQHRGQDAAGIVTEQKRKFFMHKAKGMVRDVFRTRNMRALPGNVGLGQVRYPTAGNAYSEEEAQPFYVNAPFGIVLVHNGNLTNAKQLRGELFSTDHRHTNTESDSEVLLNVFAHELEKATRGLPLQSEEVFAAVRNVHARVKGSYAVVALIAGHGLLAFRDPHGIRPLCLGRSPDGTVMVASESVALEGSGYVFERNIAPGEAVFVDGKGQVHAQQCASAPQLNPCIFEFVYLARPDSVLDGISVYQARLNLGESLAKRVISTVPPSEIDVVIPIPESSRPSATQLAHLLGIPYREGFVKNRYVGRTFIMPGQGVRKKSVRQKLNVIGSEFKGRNVLLVDDSIVRGTTSREIVQMARDAGAKKVYLASAAPPVRYPNVYGIDMPTSTELVAHGRTVEEVRQVIGCDALIYQDVEGMKKAIGSLNQQINGFDASCFDGVYVTGDINADDIQRINEARVGQEEPFAEEDTSRLALPNAQDA; this is encoded by the coding sequence ATGTGTGGAATCGTCGGTGTCGTCAGCAACGCCCCTGTCAACCAGCTGATTTATGACGCCTTGCTGCTGCTGCAGCACCGTGGCCAGGATGCCGCCGGCATCGTCACGGAGCAGAAGCGCAAGTTCTTCATGCACAAGGCCAAGGGTATGGTGCGGGACGTTTTCCGCACCCGCAACATGCGCGCGCTGCCGGGCAATGTCGGCCTGGGCCAGGTGCGCTATCCCACCGCAGGCAACGCCTACAGTGAAGAAGAGGCGCAGCCCTTCTACGTGAATGCGCCCTTCGGCATCGTGCTGGTGCATAACGGCAACCTCACCAACGCCAAGCAATTGCGTGGCGAGCTGTTTTCCACCGACCACCGCCACACCAACACTGAGAGCGACTCGGAAGTGTTGCTCAACGTGTTCGCGCACGAACTGGAGAAAGCCACGCGTGGCCTGCCACTGCAGTCGGAAGAGGTGTTTGCCGCCGTGCGCAACGTGCATGCGCGGGTCAAGGGCTCCTACGCCGTAGTGGCGCTGATCGCCGGTCACGGCCTGCTGGCCTTCCGTGACCCGCATGGCATCCGCCCGCTGTGCCTGGGTCGCAGCCCAGACGGCACGGTCATGGTGGCCAGCGAGTCGGTGGCGCTGGAGGGCTCGGGCTATGTGTTCGAGCGCAACATCGCGCCAGGCGAGGCCGTCTTTGTTGACGGCAAGGGCCAGGTGCATGCGCAGCAATGCGCGTCAGCGCCCCAGCTCAACCCGTGTATCTTCGAATTCGTCTATCTGGCGCGGCCCGACTCCGTGCTGGACGGCATCTCGGTCTATCAGGCGCGCCTCAACTTGGGCGAGTCACTGGCCAAGCGCGTGATCTCCACCGTGCCGCCGAGCGAGATCGATGTAGTGATCCCCATCCCCGAGTCCAGCCGTCCCAGCGCCACGCAACTGGCGCATCTGCTGGGCATTCCGTACCGCGAAGGCTTCGTGAAGAACCGCTACGTCGGCCGCACCTTCATCATGCCGGGGCAGGGCGTTCGCAAGAAGTCCGTGCGCCAGAAGCTCAATGTGATCGGCAGCGAGTTCAAGGGCCGCAATGTGCTGCTGGTGGACGACTCCATCGTGCGCGGCACCACCAGCCGCGAGATCGTGCAGATGGCGCGCGATGCTGGCGCCAAGAAGGTCTACCTGGCCAGCGCCGCGCCGCCGGTGCGCTACCCCAACGTCTATGGCATTGATATGCCCACCAGCACTGAATTGGTGGCGCATGGCCGCACGGTCGAGGAAGTGCGCCAGGTCATCGGCTGCGACGCGCTGATCTACCAGGATGTCGAGGGCATGAAGAAAGCCATCGGCTCGCTCAACCAGCAGATCAACGGCTTCGATGCCTCTTGCTTCGACGGCGTCTATGTGACCGGCGACATCAACGCTGATGACATCCAGCGCATCAACGAGGCCCGCGTCGGCCAGGAAGAGCCCTTCGCTGAAGAGGACACCTCACGCCTTGCGCTGCCCAATGCCCAGGACGCCTGA
- a CDS encoding CvpA family protein: protein MAAVDWIFCVVLLGSLLLGFWRGLVFEVLSLFGWIVAFVLAQWWAPTLAEHLPFGSPGDSARYAAGFVIVFVAAAFACGLVASLMRRLITTVGLRPVDRTLGAAFGLVRGMVLLLAAAVVVHMTPLHTSLWWQQSQVAPVLQSALESLKPVLPDAFAQFLSR, encoded by the coding sequence ATGGCTGCGGTCGATTGGATTTTCTGTGTAGTGCTGTTGGGTTCGCTGCTGCTGGGTTTCTGGCGCGGCTTGGTGTTCGAGGTGCTGTCGCTGTTCGGCTGGATCGTCGCCTTTGTGCTGGCCCAGTGGTGGGCGCCCACGTTGGCAGAGCATTTGCCGTTTGGTAGCCCAGGCGATTCGGCGCGCTATGCGGCAGGTTTCGTCATCGTATTTGTGGCCGCGGCGTTTGCCTGCGGTTTGGTGGCTTCGCTGATGCGGCGGCTGATCACCACGGTAGGGCTGCGTCCGGTGGATCGCACTTTGGGTGCAGCCTTCGGTTTGGTTCGCGGCATGGTGTTGCTGCTGGCAGCAGCGGTCGTGGTGCATATGACGCCGCTGCACACCAGTCTGTGGTGGCAGCAGTCGCAGGTGGCGCCAGTGCTGCAGTCGGCGCTTGAAAGTCTTAAGCCGGTATTGCCGGACGCGTTTGCCCAATTTCTCTCTCGATAA
- a CDS encoding SPOR domain-containing protein — MAFFKFSWPGRKGQDDTKAGARTTRTRRGAPQAESADALRRRARHRLIGAAVLVVLGVVGFPLLFDTQPRPIAVDIPISIPDRNKAPALVLPGARPASGAIDAPATASAAPTQVASAAKTTGAQALDEGEEVIESSAPVPEKAPKPAPKPEPRPEPKPEAKPEPKPQPKPAAAPAAPAKTDDAARARALLEGHSAPSAVVAAAPAAGAAAESATRFVVQVGAFGELEKAQEVRTKLERNGLKTYVQSVDTKDGKRHRVRVGPFTQRSEADHAASRIRGLDFPASVLTL, encoded by the coding sequence ATGGCTTTTTTCAAGTTCAGCTGGCCGGGCCGCAAGGGGCAGGACGACACCAAGGCCGGTGCGCGTACCACGCGCACGCGCCGCGGCGCGCCCCAGGCCGAAAGCGCCGATGCACTGCGTCGCCGCGCACGCCACCGCCTGATAGGCGCCGCCGTGCTGGTGGTTTTGGGCGTCGTCGGCTTCCCGCTGCTGTTCGACACCCAGCCCCGGCCGATCGCGGTCGACATCCCCATCTCCATCCCCGACCGCAACAAGGCGCCAGCTCTGGTGCTGCCCGGTGCGCGCCCGGCATCGGGTGCGATCGATGCGCCTGCCACCGCAAGTGCTGCACCGACGCAAGTCGCATCCGCAGCCAAGACCACGGGTGCGCAGGCGCTGGATGAGGGAGAGGAAGTCATCGAAAGCTCTGCGCCCGTGCCGGAGAAGGCACCCAAGCCCGCGCCCAAGCCGGAGCCTAGGCCAGAGCCCAAACCCGAAGCAAAACCTGAACCCAAGCCGCAGCCCAAGCCTGCCGCCGCGCCCGCAGCGCCGGCCAAGACCGACGATGCCGCGCGCGCACGCGCCCTGCTGGAGGGCCATTCCGCTCCCTCCGCCGTGGTGGCGGCAGCGCCCGCGGCCGGTGCTGCGGCTGAGTCGGCCACGCGCTTTGTGGTGCAGGTCGGAGCTTTCGGCGAGCTGGAAAAGGCCCAGGAAGTCCGTACCAAGCTAGAGCGCAACGGGCTGAAAACCTATGTGCAGTCCGTAGACACCAAGGACGGCAAGCGCCATCGGGTGCGCGTCGGGCCGTTTACACAGCGTAGCGAGGCTGATCACGCGGCCAGCCGGATTCGGGGTCTTGATTTCCCGGCCAGCGTCCTAACGCTGTGA